From the Prochlorococcus sp. MIT 1223 genome, the window ATTAGCTGCGCAGTTTGCGAGCTTTTCATTTTTATTTTCTAGTATTTCGACTAAAGCAGACACGTTATAACCACCAACCATCGTTCCTAAAAGATCTATTGCTTCTAATGGAGTGACATTTTCTGTTTTTGTGGAGCCTTGGGCTACTGCACTTAACCATGAAGCTTTTACATACGCAGCCTTGTCAACTCCAGGGGGTATACGATTTTTTAAAAGGTTCAGAAGAAAATCAAGATTATTTTTGTCAGGAGCTTGCTCTAGCAAAAAAGTAAGCTCTTGAACTTGTTCAGCAGTTAATGGAAGCGCTGGAATACCTAGCTTTTCTCTCTCTGAAGCTGATTTAAGATAATTGGTTAGCATTGCTTATTTTATTTATTTAATTTTATGTTGCGTGTAGATAGATGCCGAATTGCAAGTGAGAAGTGTATTCATATTGTATTTTCCTTAATCTTATTGTGTTGATGAAGGAAAGCATTCAATGAGTCTTGCATCAGATCTTCCTCTGATAGATAACACAGCAGATCTTCATGTGGTTGAGACACGTCCTTTAGTGCCTCCTATTTTGCTTCATCAAGATTTACCTATTGATAAGAAAGCGGTTGAGATTGTTACTCAAACACGTAAAAGGATCCAATCTATCCTTCAAGGTACTGATAATCGAATCCTTGTGATTGTCGGACCTTGTTCTGTTCATGATATAGAAGCTGCTAAGGATTACGCTGAGCAGCTAGCGGTTTTGAGGAATCGTTTTCAAGACAAGCTTGAAATTGTAATGAGAGTGTATTTTGAAAAACCTCGTACGACAGTTGGATGGAAAGGATTAATAAATGATCCTCATTTAGATGGTTCATATGACATTAATACAGGTTTAAGAAGAGCTCGTTCATTGCTTTTGGATTTATCAAATATAGGTATGCCAGCAGCAACAGAATTACTAGACCCTGTCGTTCCTCAATACATAGCAGATTTAATAAGTTGGACTGCAATTGGTGCTAGAACTACAGAAAGTCAAACTCATAGAGAAATGGCATCTGGGTTATCAATGCCAATAGGTTATAAAAATGGAACAGATGGAACTGTTAAAATTGCCGCTGATGCTATGCAGGCTGCATCTAGACCGCATCATTTTTTAGGAATTAATCAAGAAGGGTCTGCGTCAATTGTTACCACGACAGGCAATCCAGACGGTCATATTGTTTTAAGAGGAGGAGCTAAAGGAACAAATTATCACCTTGATGCAGTAGTTGAGGCAGCCGTAGAATTAAATAAAGCAGGTCTGATAGATCGAGTAATGGTTGACTGTAGTCATGGGAATTCAAATAAAGATTATCGTCGTCAGTCTGAAGTCCTTCGAGCTGTTGCTACTCAGATTAGTCAAGGTTCAAAACATATTATGGGAGTAATGATTGAAAGTCATCTTATTGAAGGTAATCAGAAACTGTGTGCAGATTTGTCCCAACTCAAATACGGTCAAAGTGTTACTGATGCATGCATTAATATTCAAATGACAGAAACCTTATTATCTGAATTGGCGGCTGTAGTCAAATAGTTAATTTTAAATGTGTTATTTAATTACTAATCATCAATACCCACAATGAAGAGACTCCTAATGGAACTGTTAAGTTATCAATGCCCCTAAAGCTAATTTGTTCAAGTAGCACAGCTATAGCAGTGATTATTAATAATTTTAATGGATCGAAAAATTCTCCGGTTAGATAAACCATTATTGAAAGCACTAATCCACTTACTATTCCCATAGTTAAAGTTCCTGCGGTGGATTTATTTTGACCAAAAATCAGCCAAGTAGGAGATTTCAACCCTTTCCCGATTAATCCTGCCAAACCATCACCTAGAGCCATAATTAGAACCCCTGCTGTTACTGCCGCTGAATTATTAGGCCAAAATAAAATAATTAACAAAGTTATACTTATACCGTAGAAAATAGTTCCATAGCTTTTCCTTTCAATATCTTCCATGCTAGATATTATCCTAAATCGATGATTAATATATAAAGCTAAGGAGATAGAAGCACAGATAAATATCGCAAGTTCTTTGCTAACTTCTATTAACCATGCAAAAGGAATGATAGGTCCGCTACCAATATGAATTATCTTTCGAACTAATTCTTTATTATTAGGAAATTTCTTTTGACAAATCCATGAAATTATAAAAATAATGATTAACCATGTAAAAATTACAACTATAAGATTGACGTTTGCCAAACTATTCCTCAAGCAGCTCGTTGATGTGTAGTCATTACTCTTAATTTCAGAATAGCTTTAGCTTCTAATTGTCTGACCCTTTCTCTTGAAACATTAATTTGCCTACCAATTTCAGCAAGGGTTAAAGGTTCTTCTCCATCTAGCCCAAACCTTAATCTCATTATTTTTTGCTCTCTTTCATTTAATTGAGATAACCATCCTCCTAAATGTTCTTTCTGAATACTTCTATCCATACCTTCCATAGGTTCATCATAATTTGGATCTGGAATTAATTCCCCTAGTGTGCTTCTATCTTCTTCACCCCTTGCATGAGCGTCTAGAGATGCACATGGAGCACTTTGAGCGATTAAGTCTTCAAGATCTTTAGGCTCTATACCCATAGCACTTGCAAGTTCTAATCTATTTGGTTGTCGGCCAAAGCGATGTGCTAACTCTCGCGTTATACGACGCATTTTAGATAGCTTTTCACTGATATGAATAGGTAGTCGAATAGTACGAGCACTATTGTCAATTGCTCTGGTCATTCCTTGTCGAATCCACCAATAAGCATATGTAGAAAACTTATAGCCCATAGCTGGGTCGAATTTATCTACCGCTCTTTCTAAACCAATGGCTCCTTCTTGAACTAAATCAAGCAATTCAAGTCCTTGATTTTGATATTTTTTTGCAACACTTACAACCAGTCTTAGGTTGGCAGCCATCATTCGATCACGAGCACGTTTGCCCATGCGAATTTGATGTTTTTGGCGCGTTGTTCTTTCCTCGTCAGCAGTTTCTAATAGTTTTTTCATGGCTTGTACATGATGTGCAAGCTCAATTTCTTCTGCTGCAGTTAACAAAGGAACTCTTCCAATACTACTTAAATAGAATCCAATAGCATCAGTACCTAAGCGACCAGAAGATTTATGCGGGCTTTTTGCAGCCTGACTACTTCGATTACTCTTCTGCGCCCCTTTGATTTTCGAGGCATTTGGCAAAACAGGTTTATCTGCAGGTACTTTAGAAGTACCATTTACAGACTCCAGAGGGATCCCCATCACCCTGGCCTCCTATATTTATTTAGTTTGAAGTTAGCACTGAAAATGCAAACTTGATCAAATGAAACGAAAAACTTTCGATAGACCTATAAATTGTTGCATTAATCACCTTCGATTAGGTAAAAGACGCAATTAAAATAGCTAATATTTAGAAGAAATAGAATGTCAAGGTTCACTTCAATAGAGAATGAGCCTAATTCGTTTTTGAGATTTTAAATTTTTATTAATTGCTCCTGGATAGAATTTGCTTTTTTTGCACTTTCTATACGAATAAAGCTTCCATTGTTTTGCATTTCCCATATCCCATAGTTTACGTTCAGGTAAAGATTTAATAGTTCATCTAATTGTTTTTTGAGATCTAAGTCTTCTATAGGAGTAACGGCTTCAACTCTTCTATCAAGATTTCTTCTCATCCAGTCAGCACTTCCGATATAAACTTCAGATTTACTATTATTTAAAAACCAAAAGATTCTTGAATGCTCAAGGAATCTACCAATAACACTTATGACTCTAATATTCTCGCTGATTCCTTTTTTGCCAGGATAGAGGCAACACATGCCTCTTATAATTAGTTCGACTTTAACTCCAACACTTGAGGCTTCATAAAGTAAATTTATAATTCTAGGATCAACTAAAGAATTCATTTTTGCTCTTATATGACCATGATTACCTTTTTTTGCATTTTCAATTTCTCTATAAATAAGCTCTTCTAAGCCTTTTCGTAAAGTTACTGGAGCCACGAGTAACTTCCTAAAGTGTTGTTGCTTGGAAAAACCAGTTAAATAATTAAACAACTCTATTAAATCTTGGCCAAGTTCTGGTTGAGCAGAAAGTAAGCCAATATCTGTATATAAAGTAGCTGTTTTCGAATTGTAGTTTCCTGTACCAATATGAAAATAAGTACGCAAAGAATCTTTTTCTTTTCGTACAACTAAAGCTATTTTTGTATGTGTTTTTAGACCAACGACTCCATATACAACATGTACTCCACATTGCTCGAGTCTCTTTGCCCATTGAATATTATTGTCTTCATCAAAACGTGCTTTTAGTTCTACTAGTGCTAAGACTTGCTTTCCATTCTCTGCAGCTCTTATGAGAGAAGATATTATTGGCGAATCTTTTGAAATTCTATATAGAGTCATTTTTATACCCATTACTTGTGGATCAGCAGCAGATTGATTAATAAACTCTTCGACAGATGTTGAGAAGAGATCGTAAGGATGATGTACTAATAAATCTTTTTTTCTTATAATTGAAAAAATACTTTTAAATTCTTCTTGTTTTATTGACCCATCTTCGAGTAAGCCGATTTGGCTGCTTTTTAGTGATTTATGAGTAATGCCTTGATGAAGATCAAATTTAAGTTTTGGAATATCTAGGTTGTAGAGCTCTATCAGTTCATCTAGACCTAGAAGGCCTTCAATTCTATATAAATCATTTTCTTTGACCTTCATACCCTCTTGGAGTAATTCTAGAATTTGAGTTGGCATATCCTCAGAGACTTCTAACCTCACAACCTCTCCACCCATTCGTCGTTTTCTTAAACCTTCCTCGATAGCACTCATTAAATCATCAGCTTCAAAATCTCTTAGTTCAAGATCTGCATCTCGTGTCACACGGAAAAATGAATAATCTTGGATTTTCATTCCAGGAAATAGTACTTGCAGGTTGTATGCCACTACTTGTTCAATTGCAATTGCTGTATGAATTACATCAGAATGCTTTTTACTTAAATCAGTCGGAATGGAAAGAAATCTGGGCAATGATTTTTGTGGAATTTTGATTCTGGCAAACTCTTGTTGATTAGTTTCTGGATCCAAAATTAGAGCAGCTAAATTCAGGCTTAGATTGCTTACGAATGGAAATGGATGTGATCGATCAACTGCTAAGGGTGTAAGAACAGGGAATATAGTTGTTTTAAAATAGTTTTCAGTCCAAGATTTTTGCTGATCATTTAGGTCTTCGTAATTAAGTAGATGTATTTTTTCTTTTTTTAAATTTTTTATTAAACCAGAAGCTATTTGTTTTTGCTGCTTTTGAATAATGGGAAGAAGTTTTGACCTGATATTGATTAATTGTTCTTCTGGAGTTTTCCCATCAATACTTTTCTTCCTCATACCTGCCTCAACTTGTGATTTTAATGATGCGACTCGAACCATGAAAAATTCATCAAGATTATTGCTAAAAATGGAGCAAAATTTTAGTTTTTCTAGTAGTGGTGTACTTTTATCAAGTGCTATGGCCAATACTCTTTCATTAAAGTTGATCCAACTCAATTCTCTATTGATATAAATTTCTTGGTGGACCATTTTCTGATTCATTGATTCTGTTATGTGTAATTCCTATAAATGCAAACTAGCAATTAAAAAGACCTAATTGTTGTCTTCTTCTTTATATTTGTTAGGCCTCCAGATATGAGTATTCCAACTCCAATTAGTAGAAACATCCCTAACCAAAAAGGACTACTTGGTCCAATATTTTTATATGCTGCACCTGCTAATAATGCGCCTAAAAATGAGCCCAAGCTTTGTAGGCCTTGTAAGTTCCCTAATACTGCTCCTTGTCCAGATGCTGTCAGTTTTTTTGAAATTATTGCTCTAAGAGAAGGTACTACTAAACCGGTCCCGATGGCTAAAAATGAACAAGCTGTAAATACCATTGGAATTGAATTTGCTGGATTTGCTACCACTAGAAGTAGACATCCTGTAATAACGAAACCAATACCTGACATGGTTAGTCTTGATTCTCCAAATTGTTTAACTAATTTTCCAATTAATCCACCTTGAACGACTATTGCGATTACACCAACCCATGCCAAACTCAGGGCCGGCAGGTAACCTTTAGTGATGATAAAATTATTTATAATTAGTACAGGCTCTTTCCCAAGCCATTTAAAAACTTCTTCTTGATAAAGTAGGAGGAAAGAAGTTAATCCATTGAACGCCATAAAAAATAGGAAAAAAGCAAATGATAGTTTATTAATTAATGGATTTTTAAAGACCTTTATTAATTGATTAACAGGGTTTAAATCTCTTTTCTTTAGACGTATATTCTTTTCTTTATTTTTATACGTTTCAGGAAGTACTGTGATAACAAGTATTAAATTAAAAATTGCAAATAATGTTGCCATGATTCCTGGAAGACTAAAATTTATATTCGTTAAATAACCACCTATCAAAGGTCCAACAATAAATCCTAAACCAAATGCTGCTCCTATTATTCCAAATGTTTTTGCTCGATTTTCTGGGCTAGAAATATCTGCAAGAACTGCAGTGGCTGTTGCAGCAGTTCCTCCACTTGCACCATCAATGACTCTTGCTCCAAAAAGCAATCCAAGAATTAATGGTGTTCCTCCTTTCCAAGCAGGTAAATTTGCATCCCAAATATGAATTGATAATGCAAATAGACTAAGACCTAAAACTGAGCCAGCTACGCAAATTATTATTATTGGCTTTCTACCATATTTGTCACTAATTGCTCCAATTAGTGGAGCTACAGCAAATTGAGAGAATGCATAAGTACCTGCAAGTAGTCCTAGAACTACAGGACTGATGCCAAAGGTTGTTTTTAATTTTGGTAATAATGGCAATAGAACAGTTTCACCTAACCGGTCGTTCAGTAATGTTGCAAATGCACAAAAGAGAATGCCAATTTTAGATAGTCGCACTTAATTGATTAATCAGTATTTATTCCACCACTCCAGAAGAATTGTTTTCTAAGATTCAAAGAAAATGAGACCTAGTTTTCAGTTAAAACCAATGAGTGGTGAGCATCACTCTACTGTTCGAGAGGTTTATGAGGATGCAATTCAGTCTCAAGGACATTGTTTTTATACGAAAGATCAAATTCAAGCTTGGGCAGGATTAGCTTGGTTACCAGGAATTTTAGAAAAGCCCCTGACGGATGGAAAAGGTTGGGTAAGTATTCAAAATCTTTCAATAGAAGCATTTGCTGTGAGATATCCAATGAATCGATTAGCACTTTTATATTGCAGGGGACGTTCTTCTCGCAAAGGCCTAGGGACTTCATTATTAAAAGTAATTGAAGATGAAGCTAGGCGAGAAGGCCAAACGAGATTAATAACAGAAGCCAGTTCTTTTAGCTATCCTTTGTTTTTGAAACATGGTTGGGTATTAGAAACACCTGAAATTATTAAAATTGGAGGCATACCTTTTACTAGGTATTTAATGATTAAAAACTTCCTTTAAAGATTAGCCTTCCATTTAATAATTTTATTTAATGTATTTTGAACTTTTCCAGACTTAAGTAATCTATCTGCCTTTTCTATACCGTTCTCAAGAGTTTCAGTTATGCCAGATACCCATAAGTAAAAACCTGCATTCCATACAACTGCATTTAATAATGGACCTTGATAATTTATAGCAGCTATAGCCCATTGCCCCCATTCTTCTCTAGACGTAAATCTTTGATCTTTTCCATATAAATTAAAATCTTTGGGGCTCAATTCAATACGTTTAACTCTATTATTGTCTAATTTATTTGCGATACATAATTTACTACTTGGGATATCAGTACCTCCTTCAAGACCTTTGACTGTAATGATCTCCTTTTCACCTAAGAGTTCTAATGTCTGCCAATGCCTTTCTTCTGTGGGTGAATGTACGAAACCTGTAACGAAAAGATGTTTTGACTGATGAGCAGTCCAAAGTAATTCCATGCTTGCAATTGTCGGCCGCTTACCTATTTCTTCTCGGTAATAAATTAAATTTTCTGCAAGTGGAAAGTGTTTTGGTTGATATATAAAACCAATATCATTTTCACATAGACATTTCTGTACTTGATTGATTGTTAGATCTATCAAGTTTAAATTTATGTCTGCCAGTAATTCACTACTTGTTACTCCATACTTAATTGGCATCCTTCTCCCGCCTTGTAGTACTACTGGTTGACCAGCACTCACAAGTACTAGAGCTGTTACTGGATAAATTGGTGCAGTTCTGGTACGGCCATCAAAAGGCATCCCGAAGCAAATAGGTCTTTTTTGAGAATTTTTTGATTGCAAGTTTGGCCCTAGTTTTAAGTATGTATCGACCATTCCTGCTAACTCCTGTGGTTCTGGCCTTCTAATGCGATGAGCGATCATAAATGCTCCAATTTGTGTCGGACTAGGTATTCCTGTCAGAATCAAGTTAAGTGCATCTGACGATTCTTCTCGTGTCATACTTCGACTAGTTTGCTCTCCACTCCCTATTCTTTTTAGGTACTTTTTGAAACGCTCTTGACTAGTTTTTTTCTGCATGAATGACACCCTATTTGGAACCGTATATTTAGTAGGTGCAGGCCCAGGTGACCCTGATTTGCTAACTGTGAAGGCGCAACGTCTTATAAGTAATTGCGATGCAATTGTTTATGATTCGTTGGTGCCTAATGAGATTCTTAGTTTAGTCAAAGCATCTTGTGAGTGCATTTTTGTAGGTAAACGTCGTAATAAGCATTCTGTACCGCAACCAAAAACTAATGAATTACTTCTTGAGTTAGTGAAATCTTTTAAATGTATTGTTCGCTTAAAAGGTGGTGACCCCTTTGTTTTTGGTCGAGGAGGTGAAGAAGCAGCGTATTTATCTGGAAAAGGTGTCTCTGTAGAAGTTGTGCCTGGAGTTACCTCTGGTATTGCTGCTTCTGCTTATATGGGAATTCCTCTAACACATCGCTTGTGTGGGAGTTCCGTAACCTTCGTGACAGGTCATGAGGGCTTTAATAAAAAAATCCCATCTGTTAACTGGAAGGAGTTAGCTAAATCAAGTGACAGTATCGTGATTTATATGGGCGTACATAATTTGCGATATATAGTTGAACAGCTTTTAATTAATGGATTAAATCCTTTAATGCCTGTTGCAGTTATTCAACAAGCTACTGTAAAAGGACAACGTTATTTAAAATCAACCTTGGCGGAGATTGTGGGTCAAGTAGAAAAAGAGAAATTTGAATCCCCCGCAATAGTTATAGTGGGTTCAGTTGTTAATTACCAAGTTTCAGAATGTGCGCCAACTCCTTCTAATGTCACGATGCCAATCTCTTTTTAACTCACCTTCAGTTATTTCAGTCCATATAGTAATAACCAGAAGTCTTGAGTATTAGTAAACGTATTAAGCTCATAGTCATTAACTTTATAAATACTTTGACAGCCTAAACTATTGATTAGTAGCCATTCATCATTTTTATTTGGAGAAGTTGAGAGCTCAGCTTCTTTTAAAATTCCTAGATTTATACCTTGTTGCCTCATTATGCCGGGTAGACATCCGCTTTTTAAGCTTGGGGTTAGCAATTGATTATCCCGTTTAATAATCAAATTTGATGTGCTACCACAACAAATTGCACCGTTTGTACTTTGTAATAGTGCATCGTCATATCCTTGCTTTTTAGCTTCATTACGACTTTGTATAGCTTGACTGTAACCAAAAGTTTTATGTGAGCTCAGACTACTATCAGCATTACGTTTTTCATTACAACTAATTAATGTAGAAATTCGACTGAAACTTGGTTTATTTGAATACATTTCAAGCCAAAAACGATGAGAAGAAAAGTTCAATTGTTGACTAGGAAGATTGATTCCTCTATTTTGATTTCTTCCACGACTCCAATTGAGACGAATTGCGCCTTTTCCGTTGTCTAGGGAGCAGTGCTCTAGGCCTTCATGAATTAATTTCATAATCTTTTCTTCTTTAGGCGGTGTTTCCATACCAAGCTTGACAGAACTATTTCTCCAGCGTTCAAGGTGTTGTGAAACTAGTTGTGGGGATTGATTCCAAATTAGAATAGTTTCGAAAATACCATCTCCAAAACTGACACCTCTATCATTGATAGGTATTTTTAATTCATCGAGTTGTTGCCAACGTCCATTAAACCAACCAATTTGAGTATTCATTATTTTATTTTTCTAATGCTTTCAGAATGGGCATGAGCTTCCAGGTCATTTCTTCAGTTTCATTCAAGGGATCAGAATCTGCAACTATTCCACAGCCGGCGTTTGCTCGAAGAGTAGAGTTTTTCATAATTAAAGATCGTATAAGGATATTGCTATCAAAAGTCCCGTCCCATCCAATAGTTATAAATGACCCACAATATGGTCCTCTTGCTATTTTCTCTATTTCATTGATTCGTTGACATGCTCTTAGTTTCGGGGCACCACTTATTGATCCTCCAGGCCAACATGCTTCTAATACATCTACCCATGATTTGTTTGCTTGAATAGAACCTCTGATTACCGAAGTTAGATGATGAACTTGTGCATAACTTTCTAAATTAAGTAAGTAAGGAATATGAATTGAACCTGGTTTACACACTCTGCCAAGATCATTTCTGAGGAGATCAACAATCATGATATTTTCGGCTCTGTCTTTAATACTTGAAACCAGATCTATTGCCATGTCAGCATCTGTTTCAAGATTCTTATTACGTGGTCTAGTTCCTTTAATTGGTCTTGTCTCAATTTCACCCTTTGGATCAACTTGTAGAAAGCGTTCTGGAGAAGTTGAGATAACGGCTTCACCTAATGCATTATCTGAGCCAATCATTACTCCACTAAATGGTGCCGGGCATTTTTTACGTAATTGTTCAAATATTGTCATTGCTGAAAGCTCGTTTGACAATTCTGTAGTACAACCAGTTGTTAGGTTTGCTTGAAAAATATCGCCCTGTTCAATTAATTCTTTTATATGTGCAACATTATGCGAAAAGTCATGCTTTGATGTATACCATTGCCATGAATTTAATGGGATTTCGGCAATTCTTGGAATTGCATCTTTACTTATATCTCTCAATTGGAGCTTTCTTATCCAAGATGACATTCTCTCGAGACGCCTTTTATTTTTTCCTTCGATCCATAGTTCTTTTTTCATAAGATCGAATTTTAGAATTGGATCGTGAGATGCAATCCAAAGTGTTGCCATCGAATCACTTTTCCAGGGATTATTAGGTTCTATCCATGCCCCTGCCTCATAGCTAAGCCATCCTGTCCAATGCCCTGGCTCTAAAGTTCTTAAAATCTCAAATGGATTAACACTTCCTTTTTCGGTTGGTAATCCTCTACAACATATACTTTCTATTGGGTCCGTAGCCAACGTAACCCAACGACCAAGCTTACTTCCATCTCCATCAAGCCAAATAAGGCCATGCTCCCCCCATTTTTCA encodes:
- a CDS encoding MFS transporter yields the protein MRLSKIGILFCAFATLLNDRLGETVLLPLLPKLKTTFGISPVVLGLLAGTYAFSQFAVAPLIGAISDKYGRKPIIIICVAGSVLGLSLFALSIHIWDANLPAWKGGTPLILGLLFGARVIDGASGGTAATATAVLADISSPENRAKTFGIIGAAFGLGFIVGPLIGGYLTNINFSLPGIMATLFAIFNLILVITVLPETYKNKEKNIRLKKRDLNPVNQLIKVFKNPLINKLSFAFFLFFMAFNGLTSFLLLYQEEVFKWLGKEPVLIINNFIITKGYLPALSLAWVGVIAIVVQGGLIGKLVKQFGESRLTMSGIGFVITGCLLLVVANPANSIPMVFTACSFLAIGTGLVVPSLRAIISKKLTASGQGAVLGNLQGLQSLGSFLGALLAGAAYKNIGPSSPFWLGMFLLIGVGILISGGLTNIKKKTTIRSF
- a CDS encoding RpoD/SigA family RNA polymerase sigma factor, with protein sequence MGIPLESVNGTSKVPADKPVLPNASKIKGAQKSNRSSQAAKSPHKSSGRLGTDAIGFYLSSIGRVPLLTAAEEIELAHHVQAMKKLLETADEERTTRQKHQIRMGKRARDRMMAANLRLVVSVAKKYQNQGLELLDLVQEGAIGLERAVDKFDPAMGYKFSTYAYWWIRQGMTRAIDNSARTIRLPIHISEKLSKMRRITRELAHRFGRQPNRLELASAMGIEPKDLEDLIAQSAPCASLDAHARGEEDRSTLGELIPDPNYDEPMEGMDRSIQKEHLGGWLSQLNEREQKIMRLRFGLDGEEPLTLAEIGRQINVSRERVRQLEAKAILKLRVMTTHQRAA
- a CDS encoding dolichol kinase, whose protein sequence is MANVNLIVVIFTWLIIIFIISWICQKKFPNNKELVRKIIHIGSGPIIPFAWLIEVSKELAIFICASISLALYINHRFRIISSMEDIERKSYGTIFYGISITLLIILFWPNNSAAVTAGVLIMALGDGLAGLIGKGLKSPTWLIFGQNKSTAGTLTMGIVSGLVLSIMVYLTGEFFDPLKLLIITAIAVLLEQISFRGIDNLTVPLGVSSLWVLMISN
- a CDS encoding anthranilate synthase component I family protein — its product is MTALYRELCSWKEPEFIAQKLIEKWGEHGLIWLDGDGSKLGRWVTLATDPIESICCRGLPTEKGSVNPFEILRTLEPGHWTGWLSYEAGAWIEPNNPWKSDSMATLWIASHDPILKFDLMKKELWIEGKNKRRLERMSSWIRKLQLRDISKDAIPRIAEIPLNSWQWYTSKHDFSHNVAHIKELIEQGDIFQANLTTGCTTELSNELSAMTIFEQLRKKCPAPFSGVMIGSDNALGEAVISTSPERFLQVDPKGEIETRPIKGTRPRNKNLETDADMAIDLVSSIKDRAENIMIVDLLRNDLGRVCKPGSIHIPYLLNLESYAQVHHLTSVIRGSIQANKSWVDVLEACWPGGSISGAPKLRACQRINEIEKIARGPYCGSFITIGWDGTFDSNILIRSLIMKNSTLRANAGCGIVADSDPLNETEEMTWKLMPILKALEK
- a CDS encoding aminotransferase class IV; this translates as MNTQIGWFNGRWQQLDELKIPINDRGVSFGDGIFETILIWNQSPQLVSQHLERWRNSSVKLGMETPPKEEKIMKLIHEGLEHCSLDNGKGAIRLNWSRGRNQNRGINLPSQQLNFSSHRFWLEMYSNKPSFSRISTLISCNEKRNADSSLSSHKTFGYSQAIQSRNEAKKQGYDDALLQSTNGAICCGSTSNLIIKRDNQLLTPSLKSGCLPGIMRQQGINLGILKEAELSTSPNKNDEWLLINSLGCQSIYKVNDYELNTFTNTQDFWLLLYGLK
- a CDS encoding GNAT family N-acetyltransferase; its protein translation is MRPSFQLKPMSGEHHSTVREVYEDAIQSQGHCFYTKDQIQAWAGLAWLPGILEKPLTDGKGWVSIQNLSIEAFAVRYPMNRLALLYCRGRSSRKGLGTSLLKVIEDEARREGQTRLITEASSFSYPLFLKHGWVLETPEIIKIGGIPFTRYLMIKNFL
- the cobA gene encoding uroporphyrinogen-III C-methyltransferase, producing the protein MNDTLFGTVYLVGAGPGDPDLLTVKAQRLISNCDAIVYDSLVPNEILSLVKASCECIFVGKRRNKHSVPQPKTNELLLELVKSFKCIVRLKGGDPFVFGRGGEEAAYLSGKGVSVEVVPGVTSGIAASAYMGIPLTHRLCGSSVTFVTGHEGFNKKIPSVNWKELAKSSDSIVIYMGVHNLRYIVEQLLINGLNPLMPVAVIQQATVKGQRYLKSTLAEIVGQVEKEKFESPAIVIVGSVVNYQVSECAPTPSNVTMPISF
- a CDS encoding 3-deoxy-7-phosphoheptulonate synthase, with protein sequence MSLASDLPLIDNTADLHVVETRPLVPPILLHQDLPIDKKAVEIVTQTRKRIQSILQGTDNRILVIVGPCSVHDIEAAKDYAEQLAVLRNRFQDKLEIVMRVYFEKPRTTVGWKGLINDPHLDGSYDINTGLRRARSLLLDLSNIGMPAATELLDPVVPQYIADLISWTAIGARTTESQTHREMASGLSMPIGYKNGTDGTVKIAADAMQAASRPHHFLGINQEGSASIVTTTGNPDGHIVLRGGAKGTNYHLDAVVEAAVELNKAGLIDRVMVDCSHGNSNKDYRRQSEVLRAVATQISQGSKHIMGVMIESHLIEGNQKLCADLSQLKYGQSVTDACINIQMTETLLSELAAVVK
- a CDS encoding anthranilate phosphoribosyltransferase family protein; the encoded protein is MQKKTSQERFKKYLKRIGSGEQTSRSMTREESSDALNLILTGIPSPTQIGAFMIAHRIRRPEPQELAGMVDTYLKLGPNLQSKNSQKRPICFGMPFDGRTRTAPIYPVTALVLVSAGQPVVLQGGRRMPIKYGVTSSELLADINLNLIDLTINQVQKCLCENDIGFIYQPKHFPLAENLIYYREEIGKRPTIASMELLWTAHQSKHLFVTGFVHSPTEERHWQTLELLGEKEIITVKGLEGGTDIPSSKLCIANKLDNNRVKRIELSPKDFNLYGKDQRFTSREEWGQWAIAAINYQGPLLNAVVWNAGFYLWVSGITETLENGIEKADRLLKSGKVQNTLNKIIKWKANL
- the ppk1 gene encoding polyphosphate kinase 1, which encodes MNQKMVHQEIYINRELSWINFNERVLAIALDKSTPLLEKLKFCSIFSNNLDEFFMVRVASLKSQVEAGMRKKSIDGKTPEEQLINIRSKLLPIIQKQQKQIASGLIKNLKKEKIHLLNYEDLNDQQKSWTENYFKTTIFPVLTPLAVDRSHPFPFVSNLSLNLAALILDPETNQQEFARIKIPQKSLPRFLSIPTDLSKKHSDVIHTAIAIEQVVAYNLQVLFPGMKIQDYSFFRVTRDADLELRDFEADDLMSAIEEGLRKRRMGGEVVRLEVSEDMPTQILELLQEGMKVKENDLYRIEGLLGLDELIELYNLDIPKLKFDLHQGITHKSLKSSQIGLLEDGSIKQEEFKSIFSIIRKKDLLVHHPYDLFSTSVEEFINQSAADPQVMGIKMTLYRISKDSPIISSLIRAAENGKQVLALVELKARFDEDNNIQWAKRLEQCGVHVVYGVVGLKTHTKIALVVRKEKDSLRTYFHIGTGNYNSKTATLYTDIGLLSAQPELGQDLIELFNYLTGFSKQQHFRKLLVAPVTLRKGLEELIYREIENAKKGNHGHIRAKMNSLVDPRIINLLYEASSVGVKVELIIRGMCCLYPGKKGISENIRVISVIGRFLEHSRIFWFLNNSKSEVYIGSADWMRRNLDRRVEAVTPIEDLDLKKQLDELLNLYLNVNYGIWEMQNNGSFIRIESAKKANSIQEQLIKI